Proteins from one Coffea arabica cultivar ET-39 chromosome 8c, Coffea Arabica ET-39 HiFi, whole genome shotgun sequence genomic window:
- the LOC140013913 gene encoding probable sarcosine oxidase has product MENCTEIFDVIVVGAGVMGSSTAYQTAKRGKKTLLLEQFDFLHHRGSSHGESRTIRATYTKDFYPKMVLESAKLWEEAEEEAGYKVYFKTSQIDLGSSYDKSLQAKISSCQKNRVPVQVLNHNQVSEEFKFQLTEDWIGVVIEHGGVIRPTKAVSMFQMLAMKNGASLRDNMEVVDIKKDPSKDAILVSTRNGQMFWAKKCVVTVGAWMKKLVKEVAGLTLPIQPQEITVYYWKIEQGHEAEFTIESGFPTFSSYGEAHIFGTPSLEFPGLLKILVDGGHPCDPDKRTWSASPDTLSATKEWIQSKFGGLVDSSEPVLTQSCMYSMTPDKDYVIDYLDGEFGKDVVVAGGFSGHGFKMAPIIGRILADLAIDMQAKDVDMKHFNIKRFEGNSEGNHEDFDD; this is encoded by the coding sequence ATGGAAAATTGTACTGAAATTTTTGATGTAATAGTGGTTGGAGCAGGCGTTATGGGCAGTTCTACAGCTTACCAAACAGCTAAACGTGGCAAGAAGACACTCCTGCTTGAGCAATTCGATTTCTTGCACCACCGAGGCTCCTCCCATGGTGAATCAAGAACCATCCGTGCAACCTACACCAAAGATTTCTACCCTAAAATGGTCCTAGAGTCAGCAAAACTGTGGGAAGAAGCCGAAGAAGAAGCTGGTTACAAGGTCTACTTCAAGACTTCCCAAATTGACTTGGGTTCATCATACGACAAGTCCCTCCAGGCCAAGATATCCAGCTGCCAGAAAAACAGGGTTCCTGTTCAAGTTCTCAACCATAACCAAGTTTCCGAAGAGTTCAAGTTTCAATTAACTGAGGATTGGATTGGTGTGGTGATTGAGCATGGTGGCGTTATTAGGCCAACCAAGGCAGTTTCAATGTTTCAAATGCTTGCAATGAAGAACGGCGCAAGCCTTAGAGACAACATGGAAGTGGTAGATATTAAGAAAGATCCTTCCAAAGATGCCATCTTGGTCAGCACCAGAAATGGTCAAATGTTTTGGGCGAAAAAATGTGTTGTCACAGTTGGAGCTTGGATGAAAAAATTGGTCAAGGAAGTTGCAGGTCTAACTCTACCCATACAACCCCAGGAAATAACTGTATACTACTGGAAAATAGAACAAGGGCATGAGGCTGAGTTCACGATTGAAAGTGGTTTTCCGACTTTTTCGAGCTATGGTGAGGCTCACATCTTTGGCACTCCATCTTTGGAGTTCCCAGGACTGCTCAAAATATTAGTGGACGGTGGCCATCCCTGTGATCCAGACAAGAGAACTTGGTCTGCATCGCCTGATACGCTTAGTGCAACAAAAGAATGGATCCAAAGCAAATTTGGTGGTCTCGTTGACTCCAGCGAACCTGTCTTGACACAATCTTGCATGTATTCTATGACCCCTGACAAGGATTATGTGATTGATTACTTGGATGGAGAATTTGGGAAGGATGTTGTGGTTGCTGGAGGCTTTTCAGGACATGGTTTCAAGATGGCACCAATTATTGGGAGGATATTGGCTGACCTTGCTATAGATATGCAAGCAAAAGATGTGGATATGAAGCACTTTAATATAAAAAGGTTTGAGGGAAACTCAGAAGGAAATCATGAGGATTTTGACGATTAA